In the Dolichospermum flos-aquae CCAP 1403/13F genome, ACCGCGCTAATTTAGCACAGGTTTTTGGTGAATTAATGTATTTACTAGAATACCGTAATCAAGAAATTCCCCTCGCTGGTGGTAATAGATTTCGTATTCCCGAAAATGTCCGTATTATTGGGACAATGAACACAGCAGATAGGTCTATTGCACAAATAGATCATGCTTTACGTCGTCGTTTTGCATTTATTGAACTTCGTCCTAATTATGATGTGTTAATCAAATATCACCTCAATACAAATTTTGCAGTTATGGATTTAATTAATATTTTAAAACAATTAAATCAAGCGATTAATGATAAAAACTATGAAATTGGTATTTCTTTCTTTTTGACTCCTAATCTACGAGAAGATATTGAAGATATTTGGAAGATGGAAATTGAGCCTTATTTAGAAGAATACTTTTTTAATAACCTAGAAAAAGTAGATGAGTTTCGCTGGGAGAAAATACAGAAACAGATAACAATATGAAACCAGCAAATTTAAAAATTCTGGAAATAACCGAATATCAAGCTCAATCTTTTTCTCGTGAGGAAATTTCTGAAGAGGTTGGAATTATCTTATATGAGAAATACCAAAGCCAAGTAAATGTAGAATTTCCCAGTCCTAAAACTCGTAATCAATGGAAACTAACTGCTAAAGGATATGTCGGGTATATTCCTTTAAATGCTGATTTGGCTTTAAAAATAAATCCCAAAGTACCAATTAAGAATTTATTTGGAATGTTGGAATATGCTTATAACTTAAAAAGTTTTAAATTTCCTGAAGGTTTAATGAATTGTGAATCTCTAGAAGATTTTTACAATCATCTAGCTTATATTCTAGCAGATAAAATAATAGAAAGATGTCGTAAAGGATTATATCGTACTTATATACCCAAAACTGAGCAGTTGGCTTATGTGCGCGGGAGATTAAATGTTCAACAGATAATTAAAAAACCTTGGAATGTAAAATTACAATGTGAATATGAAGAACACACGGCTGATATTCTAGATAATCAAATTTTGTTATGGACACTTTTTCATATTGGACATAGCGGTTTTTGTACAGATAAAGTATCACTGATAGTTAGAAAAGCTTATCATGCAATCCAAGGAATAGTATCTTTACAACCTTGTACTTCAGAAGATTGTATTGATAGAATTTATCACCGTTTAAATGAAGATTATCATCTCCTACATCAATTTTGCCGATTCTTTTTAGACAACACTAGCCCAAATCATGAAAAGGGTAAAAATACAACTTTACCTTTTTTAATAGATATGGCACGTCTTTATGAAATGTTTGTTGCAGAATGGTTAAAGAAAAATTTACCCCAAAACTTGACTTTAAGAACTCAAGAGAAAACCAATATAGGAGAAAAAATATATTTTAAAACTGACTTAATTTTATATAACAGAACAGATTTAACACCTAAATACATCCTCGACACTAAATATAAAAAACCCAAACATTCTTCTCCTGAAGATATAGCCCAAGTAGTAACTTATGCAGTTTCTAAAAGTTGTCCAGAAACAGTATTAGTCTATCCAACAGAATTAAATCATTCCCTTGATAAATATATTGGAGAAATCAGAGTTCGTAACCTCACTTTTGCTCTTGATGATAAAATTGAAGATGCAGGAAATACATTTTTAACAAAACTATTTTCTTAAATTCTCTCTGCGTCCTCTGCGCCTCTGCGGTTCGTTTTCCAAAATTAGATTAAATTACTCAATTACCGTGAAAACAGATACAATCTTCTATAGCTTATTTCAAGCATTTCCTAGCATCTTCTTTGAATTAATTAACCAACATCCCACAGAAGCGGGTACGTATGAATTCACATCTCGTGAAGTCAAACAACTGGCTTTTCGTTTAGATGGTTTATTTTTACCAACCACCAAAGATGCCAAAAAACCATTTTACATTGTTGAAGTTCAGTTTCAACCCGATGATGATTTATATTATCGTCTATTTGCGGAAATTTGCCTTTATTTGCGACAATACAAACCGCCTCACCCTTGGCAAGCTGTAATCATTTATCCCAGTCGTAATATAGAAAGAGAGCAACTTTTGCAATTTGGGGAAATCTTGCTGCTTGAGCGAGTTACACGCATTTATTTAGATGAGTTGGGAGAGAGTTCTTTAGGGGTGGGAGTTGTTAAACTGGTGATAGAAACAGAGGAAGCTGCACCAGGACTAGCAAAACTATTAATTGCACAAGCAAACCAACAACTAACTGATGTAAATATTAAACGGGATTTAATTAATCTCATTGAGACAATTATCGTCTATAAACTACCCAAAAAGAGCAGAGAGGAAATTGAAGCTATGTTAGGTTTAAGTGAGTTGAAACAAACTAGGGTTTATCAAGAAGCTGTAGCAGAAGGTAAAACTGAAACAACAAGACTGTTTGCTTTAAAATTGTTACGAATTGGTATGAGTTTAGAACAAATTGCCGAAATTACGGAATTACCTCTTCAGCAAATTCAGGCTTTACAAAAAGAGCAATCTCAGGAATAAGGGAATCTCAAATTAAAAAAATATCCCAAAATTTCCTGTGGTGCGGGCATCTTGCCCGCTAATCATCCCATTTTTTGGTATTCTCTAACTCTTTTTATCGGCATCCTCAACAGGTCTAGAATTAAAATTAACTTTGTTCTCTTATTTTACCCAATCCGTGACTACTACACCCCTCTCTCCGAATTTCTCACAAACTGCTTCAGTTCCCGATACTCTAGGACGTTTTGGCCGCTTTGGTGGTAAGTACGTTCCAGAAACTCTTATGCCGGCGTTAGCTGAACTAGAAGCAGCTTATCAGCAATATCGCAATGAACCTGGTTTTCAAGCCGAATTACAAGGTTTATTAAAAGATTATGTCGGACGGGCTACACCTTTATACTTTGCCGAACGCCTTACCGCTAATTATGCTCGTCCTGATGGTACAGGGGCGCAAATTTACTTAAAGCGGGAAGATTTAAATCATACTGGCGCACATAAAATTAATAATGCTCTCGGTCAGGTGTTATTAGCTAAACGCATGGGTAAAAAGCGGATTATTGCCGAAACTGGTGCAGGACAACATGGCGTAGCTACAGCCACGGTTTGCGCTCGGTTTGGTTTGGAATGTATTATTTACATGGGTGTTCACGACATGGAACGCCAAT is a window encoding:
- a CDS encoding McrC family protein, producing MKPANLKILEITEYQAQSFSREEISEEVGIILYEKYQSQVNVEFPSPKTRNQWKLTAKGYVGYIPLNADLALKINPKVPIKNLFGMLEYAYNLKSFKFPEGLMNCESLEDFYNHLAYILADKIIERCRKGLYRTYIPKTEQLAYVRGRLNVQQIIKKPWNVKLQCEYEEHTADILDNQILLWTLFHIGHSGFCTDKVSLIVRKAYHAIQGIVSLQPCTSEDCIDRIYHRLNEDYHLLHQFCRFFLDNTSPNHEKGKNTTLPFLIDMARLYEMFVAEWLKKNLPQNLTLRTQEKTNIGEKIYFKTDLILYNRTDLTPKYILDTKYKKPKHSSPEDIAQVVTYAVSKSCPETVLVYPTELNHSLDKYIGEIRVRNLTFALDDKIEDAGNTFLTKLFS
- a CDS encoding Rpn family recombination-promoting nuclease/putative transposase; protein product: MKTDTIFYSLFQAFPSIFFELINQHPTEAGTYEFTSREVKQLAFRLDGLFLPTTKDAKKPFYIVEVQFQPDDDLYYRLFAEICLYLRQYKPPHPWQAVIIYPSRNIEREQLLQFGEILLLERVTRIYLDELGESSLGVGVVKLVIETEEAAPGLAKLLIAQANQQLTDVNIKRDLINLIETIIVYKLPKKSREEIEAMLGLSELKQTRVYQEAVAEGKTETTRLFALKLLRIGMSLEQIAEITELPLQQIQALQKEQSQE